In Syntrophales bacterium, the genomic window CAAAAATCGCCTCCAGTTCATGATCGCATCGGTCATTACCACCTCTGTCCCCCCTTTCTATTACGGCCATGGCCTTAAAATATTCTTCCTCGCGAGTCTTATCGGTAAGCCGGGCATAACGTCGTGTCTCTTCAATATTACGGTGCCCCAGCAACACCTGGAGACACTCCAGGCGCATGCCGGCGTTGAGAAGCTCCGTGGCAAAGGTGTGACGAAGAGTATGCAGGGTATACCCCTTGTGAGTTAATCCCGCTTTTACAATATATTTTACGAATCTGGAGCGGGCTGTACTGTAAGACATTGTGTCTGTTCTCCTTTGGCTGTAAAAAAGGTACTCCTCCCATGCATTTCGCTCCCCCAACCAGGTCTTCAGAACAATAACAGCATCATCGCTGAGATATACCACCCTTCCCATGCGGTTCTTCTCTCCTTCGTAGATCTCTATCCTCCGTTCTTTTACATGGACGTCGATAACCTTCGTATTGAGCAGCTCCCCGATGCGCATTCCTGTTCTTAAAAGCACCAAGATCATGGTTTGATCACGGCTGCCTTCAATGACAGAAAGCAGTTTCTGCAAATCGTCATGAGCCATGGCCCGTGGCAAACGCTCCGGCAACTGCAAGCGTATTCTCTTGCCAAAAACATCAGGGGAAACAATCCCTTCTTCTACCAGGTGACGGAGAAAAGACTGGACACCTGTTAGCCTCATCCTGATAGTCGTAATCTTTATGCCCCTGTCCTGCTCATGCTCGACAAACGCCTCCACATCTTTTCTCGTGACTTCTTCCAAGCGTGTCTTGCCATCGTCCCTTATCATGGCAAGAAAAATAACTATGGTGCCCCACCGACTATACATTGTCCTCGGTCTGCGGTTGCTGCGGGCCATATGGCGAAGATAGCCCTCAACATGCTCCTTTCCCGGTAGATCCTTCATTGCGAGCTGTCTCAATATCTTATGAAGCGCTTCTACACTTCCTTCAGAATGAGATTCAAAACGGAAGCTGGTTTGGTAAAAATTGAAAGATTCAGGAGCGGGGCTTGTAAAACTTTTAGACGATATAGCTGCTTTGTGTAAATCAACATCACTGTTCATCATCACTACCTCCTTTTCTTATATTAATAAGAAAAACAGATAGATGATGACTGTCATCCTATAAACTGTCAACCATCATT contains:
- a CDS encoding tyrosine-type recombinase/integrase, producing the protein MMNSDVDLHKAAISSKSFTSPAPESFNFYQTSFRFESHSEGSVEALHKILRQLAMKDLPGKEHVEGYLRHMARSNRRPRTMYSRWGTIVIFLAMIRDDGKTRLEEVTRKDVEAFVEHEQDRGIKITTIRMRLTGVQSFLRHLVEEGIVSPDVFGKRIRLQLPERLPRAMAHDDLQKLLSVIEGSRDQTMILVLLRTGMRIGELLNTKVIDVHVKERRIEIYEGEKNRMGRVVYLSDDAVIVLKTWLGERNAWEEYLFYSQRRTDTMSYSTARSRFVKYIVKAGLTHKGYTLHTLRHTFATELLNAGMRLECLQVLLGHRNIEETRRYARLTDKTREEEYFKAMAVIERGDRGGNDRCDHELEAIFEKAELFTEYR